From Riemerella anatipestifer ATCC 11845 = DSM 15868, a single genomic window includes:
- a CDS encoding RrF2 family transcriptional regulator, translating to MFSKACEYAIRSAICIAQKRLNNQRVNVKEISASIDAPVAFIAKILQQLCKANIIESVRGHQGGFSIDIEQLKEIKIYDIIVAIDGSGLFTKCGLGLKECSSVNPCPVHNDFREIKAKLENITKSYSLYDLALKTEQGLAWLKI from the coding sequence ATGTTTTCTAAAGCGTGCGAATATGCCATTAGGTCTGCCATTTGCATTGCCCAAAAAAGACTAAACAATCAAAGGGTTAATGTAAAAGAAATTTCGGCGTCTATTGATGCTCCTGTAGCTTTTATTGCCAAAATACTACAACAGCTCTGTAAGGCTAATATCATAGAGTCTGTAAGAGGGCACCAAGGTGGATTTTCTATTGATATAGAACAACTTAAAGAAATTAAAATCTACGACATTATTGTCGCCATAGATGGAAGTGGACTTTTTACCAAGTGTGGACTAGGACTAAAAGAATGCTCATCTGTAAATCCTTGCCCTGTACACAATGATTTTAGAGAAATAAAAGCCAAATTAGAGAACATTACTAAAAGCTACTCTCTTTACGATTTAGCTTTAAAGACAGAACAAGGTTTAGCTTGGCTAAAAATTTAG
- the dnaA gene encoding chromosomal replication initiator protein DnaA — protein sequence MEQDLFIIWDRCLQFMKDNLNAMEQGDAMGKLGSSFHLLFDRVQPISLVNNNLTIGVPSDFYKEYIEENYLPLLSAALRKNIGKGVKLWYSVLDKKSQENQQVQQQTATHIKGMSMPVPKPQEIMPPSLSSKIQNPLVVPGLKKISVESNLNPVHSFDNFVEGESNKFAFSAAKIIAKRPGETSFNPMFIYGGVGVGKTHIAQAIGLEIKNTYPDKVVHYLSSEKFIQQFIKAANSNRGNANSREDFANFYKMLDVLIVDDIQFLSGKRATQDSFFHIFDYLHQNGKQIILTSDKAPADIMDIEERVVSRFKWGLTAEIKSPDYDTRRKIIVDKLHRDGIALSEDMIDFLAGEVQSNVRELIGVINAVIAYSTIYKSDLTLDLLKETINKISANQKKVISIPYIQEVVCDYFGIKREQLLSKTRKRDIALPRQLAMYFAKEFTDATFTKIGEEMGGKDHSTVMYACDTVKNTAEVDKQMRKYIKELKEKIRK from the coding sequence ATGGAGCAAGATTTATTCATTATTTGGGATAGATGCCTACAATTTATGAAGGATAATCTTAATGCTATGGAGCAAGGAGATGCTATGGGTAAACTAGGCAGCTCATTCCATTTGTTGTTTGATAGAGTACAGCCAATATCATTAGTTAATAACAATTTGACCATAGGTGTTCCTAGTGATTTTTATAAAGAATACATAGAGGAAAACTATTTGCCATTATTGTCAGCAGCTCTTAGAAAAAATATAGGTAAAGGTGTTAAGCTATGGTATTCTGTACTAGATAAAAAATCTCAAGAAAATCAACAGGTACAACAACAGACAGCTACTCATATTAAAGGTATGAGTATGCCAGTTCCTAAACCTCAGGAAATTATGCCACCGTCTTTGTCTAGTAAGATACAAAATCCTTTGGTAGTACCTGGTTTAAAAAAGATAAGTGTAGAGTCTAATCTCAATCCAGTACATTCATTTGATAATTTTGTGGAAGGAGAAAGTAATAAGTTTGCTTTTTCTGCTGCTAAAATTATCGCTAAAAGACCTGGAGAAACTTCTTTTAACCCCATGTTTATCTATGGTGGTGTTGGGGTAGGGAAGACGCATATTGCCCAAGCAATTGGTTTAGAAATTAAAAATACATATCCAGATAAAGTTGTACATTATTTATCATCTGAGAAGTTTATACAGCAGTTTATAAAAGCGGCTAACTCCAATAGAGGCAATGCTAATAGCAGAGAAGATTTTGCTAACTTCTATAAGATGTTAGATGTACTTATTGTAGATGATATTCAGTTTTTATCTGGTAAAAGGGCAACACAAGACTCATTCTTCCATATTTTTGACTATTTGCACCAAAATGGAAAGCAAATTATCCTTACTTCGGATAAGGCTCCAGCAGACATTATGGATATTGAGGAGCGAGTAGTATCTCGTTTCAAATGGGGGCTTACGGCGGAGATTAAATCGCCTGATTATGACACTAGAAGAAAAATTATAGTGGATAAACTCCATAGAGATGGTATTGCTCTTAGTGAGGATATGATAGATTTCTTAGCAGGTGAGGTACAATCTAATGTTAGAGAATTGATTGGTGTTATCAATGCGGTTATTGCTTATTCTACTATTTATAAGTCTGATTTAACTTTAGACTTATTGAAGGAGACAATCAATAAAATATCGGCTAACCAAAAGAAAGTTATTAGTATTCCTTACATTCAGGAGGTGGTTTGTGATTACTTTGGTATCAAGAGAGAGCAATTATTATCTAAAACTAGAAAGAGAGATATTGCATTACCAAGGCAGTTGGCTATGTATTTCGCAAAGGAATTTACAGATGCTACCTTTACGAAGATAGGTGAGGAGATGGGAGGTAAAGACCATTCTACGGTAATGTATGCTTGTGATACGGTTAAAAATACGGCAGAGGTAGATAAACAAATGCGAAAGTACATAAAAGAATTGAAGGAGAAAATAAGAAAATAA
- a CDS encoding APC family permease gives MKQLFKTKSYNPNDLGSSFVRTLGVWDIVFFGIAAIIGAGSFSSLGEAIFRGGPGVITLYIICGVACGFTALCYAEFASRIPAAGSAYTYAYASFGELIAWIIGWALIMEYSFGNIYVAFSWSDYFTSFLSRIGINIPDYLTCSYSEAKKAFFKGSTHPALISAWKNAPVIGGLKFIVDIPALVINGLITWVCYIGIKESKNFNNLLVILKLAVVILVIAVGVFYINTDNWTPISNITHQPTMMPNGFIGVMSAVSGVFFAYIGFDALSVLSEETKDPQKTLPKGMIIALVLCTAIYMVLTLVLTGMVDYRKFDGVGDPLSFIFEPSNANVAWMELVVSITAIIAITSVLLVFQMGQPRIWYSMSRDGLLPKKFQQIHPTRKTPSFATIITGLVVGIPILFTDKSFILDFTSIGTIFAFVLVCGGVLLLPRKEKVEGRFQMPYINAKYIFPVLFTGGVVFFYNLIPEFFSTLMDWNDPEEGEFRLAIFIYLIINLVLSLLAFIKNLSLIPLLGLSSCLYLLTGMTHENWFWFIVWFGIGLVVYFGYGYKNSKLRVQQ, from the coding sequence ATGAAACAACTATTTAAAACAAAATCATATAACCCTAATGACCTAGGAAGCTCCTTTGTGAGAACCTTAGGGGTTTGGGACATTGTATTCTTTGGGATTGCAGCTATTATAGGAGCCGGTAGCTTTAGTAGTCTAGGCGAAGCTATTTTTAGAGGTGGTCCTGGAGTTATTACACTTTATATTATCTGTGGTGTAGCTTGTGGTTTTACGGCTCTATGTTATGCTGAATTTGCTAGTAGAATCCCTGCCGCTGGTTCTGCCTACACCTATGCCTATGCTAGTTTTGGAGAGCTTATAGCTTGGATAATAGGCTGGGCTCTAATTATGGAATATTCTTTTGGAAATATTTATGTTGCCTTTTCTTGGTCAGATTACTTTACTTCGTTTCTTTCTAGAATAGGAATTAATATACCTGACTACCTCACTTGTAGCTACTCCGAAGCTAAAAAAGCCTTTTTCAAAGGGTCTACTCACCCTGCCCTTATTTCGGCTTGGAAAAACGCTCCTGTTATTGGCGGATTAAAATTTATAGTGGATATTCCTGCCTTAGTTATCAATGGGTTAATTACTTGGGTATGCTACATTGGAATAAAAGAAAGTAAAAACTTTAACAACTTATTGGTAATCTTAAAACTTGCTGTTGTTATATTAGTGATAGCTGTAGGTGTATTTTACATCAATACAGATAATTGGACTCCTATAAGCAACATTACACACCAGCCTACAATGATGCCTAATGGATTTATTGGAGTGATGAGTGCCGTTTCTGGCGTATTTTTCGCCTATATAGGTTTTGATGCTTTGAGTGTTTTATCCGAGGAAACCAAAGACCCTCAAAAAACTCTTCCAAAAGGTATGATAATCGCTTTAGTACTTTGTACAGCCATCTATATGGTACTTACACTAGTACTTACAGGTATGGTAGATTATAGAAAGTTTGATGGTGTGGGTGACCCACTTTCATTTATTTTTGAACCTTCTAATGCCAATGTTGCGTGGATGGAACTTGTGGTTTCAATTACTGCAATTATTGCGATAACTAGCGTTCTTCTTGTATTTCAAATGGGGCAACCTAGAATATGGTACTCTATGAGCCGCGACGGATTACTTCCAAAAAAATTTCAACAAATACACCCTACAAGAAAAACTCCTTCTTTTGCAACCATTATTACAGGTTTGGTTGTAGGCATTCCCATTTTATTTACAGATAAATCTTTCATCTTAGACTTTACGAGTATCGGTACCATATTTGCCTTTGTTTTAGTGTGTGGTGGCGTTCTTCTCTTACCAAGAAAAGAAAAAGTAGAAGGTCGTTTCCAGATGCCTTACATCAATGCTAAATATATTTTCCCAGTTTTATTTACTGGTGGAGTCGTTTTCTTCTATAATCTCATTCCTGAATTTTTCAGTACTTTGATGGATTGGAACGACCCTGAAGAAGGAGAATTTAGATTGGCCATATTTATTTATCTAATCATTAACCTAGTTTTGTCTCTATTAGCTTTTATTAAAAATCTATCTCTTATCCCTCTACTAGGATTAAGTTCTTGCCTTTATCTCCTTACGGGAATGACTCACGAAAACTGGTTCTGGTTTATTGTTTGGTTTGGGATTGGGTTGGTAGTTTACTTTGGTTATGGCTACAAAAACAGTAAACTTAGAGTACAACAATAA
- a CDS encoding acyl-CoA thioesterase has protein sequence MIHTVHTVRVRYGETDPMKYVYYGNYAEYFEVARVELFRNIGVAYDEIENRGIWLPVSEYHTKYLKPARYDEVLEIHTFIKKLPDGVRIVFDYEIYNPKGEKITEASTTLFFLNAKTGRIMPCPDFLLDLMKPYF, from the coding sequence ATGATACACACAGTACACACAGTACGAGTAAGATATGGCGAAACAGACCCTATGAAGTATGTTTACTACGGAAATTATGCTGAATATTTTGAGGTTGCACGAGTAGAACTATTCCGTAATATTGGGGTTGCTTATGATGAGATAGAAAACAGAGGTATTTGGCTCCCTGTGTCTGAATATCATACTAAGTATTTGAAACCCGCTCGTTATGATGAAGTTTTAGAAATTCATACATTTATTAAAAAACTTCCCGATGGTGTAAGGATTGTTTTTGACTATGAAATCTACAATCCTAAAGGCGAGAAAATAACGGAAGCCTCCACCACCCTTTTCTTCCTAAACGCAAAGACAGGGCGAATAATGCCCTGCCCTGATTTTCTACTAGATTTAATGAAACCTTATTTTTAA
- a CDS encoding SAM-dependent methyltransferase, translated as MLFLIPAYLSEESPKEYFAPIIKDYILKTDYFFVENEKTARKVIKFFCPEKKQSELRLFLLNKHSEEKDLQEATLLMKQGTDFGLLSEAGLPCIADPGNIMVKWAHQNDIQVVPISGPSSIILALISSGFNGQNFTFNGYLPIDKVERKKQILFLEQQVQKTGYTQIFMETPYRNNQLLEDLCKFLNPNTKLCIAANVTHPSEEFIKTKEIKNWKKDKPDLHKIPAVFVIGATR; from the coding sequence ATGTTATTTCTTATACCTGCCTATTTATCAGAAGAAAGTCCAAAGGAATACTTTGCTCCTATTATAAAGGATTATATCTTAAAGACTGATTATTTTTTTGTAGAGAATGAAAAAACAGCAAGAAAGGTAATTAAGTTTTTTTGCCCTGAAAAAAAACAGTCAGAACTCAGGCTATTTTTACTCAATAAACATTCCGAAGAGAAAGATTTGCAGGAAGCAACACTCTTGATGAAACAGGGGACAGATTTTGGGCTTTTATCTGAGGCTGGATTGCCATGTATTGCCGACCCTGGTAATATTATGGTAAAATGGGCGCATCAAAATGATATTCAGGTAGTGCCTATTAGTGGACCTTCATCTATTATTTTGGCTCTTATTTCAAGTGGATTTAATGGGCAAAATTTCACTTTTAATGGCTATCTTCCTATAGATAAAGTGGAGCGAAAAAAACAAATTTTGTTTTTGGAGCAGCAGGTTCAAAAGACAGGATATACACAAATTTTTATGGAAACACCTTATAGAAACAATCAACTTTTGGAAGATTTGTGTAAGTTTCTAAATCCTAATACTAAGCTTTGTATCGCGGCTAATGTTACTCATCCTAGTGAAGAATTTATTAAAACAAAAGAAATCAAAAATTGGAAGAAAGATAAGCCTGATTTACATAAAATTCCAGCTGTGTTTGTTATTGGTGCTACTAGATAA
- a CDS encoding T9SS type B sorting domain-containing protein: MKKLILTYLLLWSSVIFSQIIINSADNTALPATVHYCEGSIYNLTLNAESTSTGDYSITETTLNIANPSTFVPFERRTGNSNFSKAIDIGFPFSFYGRTYTKVVVGSNGRLVFGDNADLENLYQSNYQDKVYSGNGTEANRQLPNIIYNQVDTSNPSRALSLANLFLGFTDIGYYNSSDYDKITYSQTIYSGKRGLLISFENIIELHSDYNRTISSKVLLLEDNSFIVRVVKRLGQNAILGIQNSDASKHKFVRNYNNTNWTESGNIAYLFTPNQTLTPSAKWFVDGVERSTDRNFTYLPVNDAERLKAEITFSDGTTPVGNPISQEVEFKKVLTPSISSERQTGCAAGYKLSVQNPITGIVYQWYKEGESFAVATGNSFIATTNGNYYVKANGCQESARTTVDISSDLLPIGFLENQIFTECDALGNNQREINLLDKVGYLAGTGYTVVFLDEQGNVVATEANGYKYTIATGVEKTLQMKVSSSNCTEIRSFKLSYLSLPKDPIAERVCFDTTTYNLRESFENVYFGGRGYTFLYSVDGGNTYSALQEVNPRVNTQLMVKIKHPNFSCESVINLNFEFLDEVRVMPITPFPEHCFSSTEYFDLNQTKRELEYSPDIEATFYTDAALTQPIRNLNYRGSGTIYIKIKNTATGCVASVVPTLELKIYRKPTIYTNLLEQKISACGSSVFDLTITNTDRFIRNRGQWNGDLVIEYYDSNNQRLTETEWKNYNLSTRGRPYAIFVFNTTNNRECLDRIDYDLVELIKPQAISNQILICTESSYTLDDFKSKVISNPSSYTFLDESGNPLTSDFSWSGLPYVVKFYIKNNEIACMSDLQQVSFVQNTSVTVNHTINAFEICDTNFDGIATFNLNDWKSQITSDNAAILEFYRDAARTDLISNPQSYQNQIAFGEKVYGIARKTGQCPNHFEFDLKVKTPTKILPINDVYLCYGEPVSVSVSNASDFTSVKWKLPDGTIKVGTSLSLNYSEVQWGIYTVEAINVAGCPSIITFKVTDEHQPKIVSVITDNDRIEVTAEGGVQPYTYIFNGVPQQSNILLNPADSQYTIQVRSANGCLGAPLSVYFLKFTNVITPNGDGKNDVWTVEHLDKMKEVSMVIMDRYGKPVFKAESGGNLVWDGTEKGRELPSATYWYVVKWYDPATQRNEAKQGWILLKNY; the protein is encoded by the coding sequence ATGAAAAAGTTAATACTTACCTATTTACTTCTTTGGAGTTCTGTTATTTTTAGTCAAATAATTATAAATAGTGCTGATAATACAGCTTTGCCAGCGACGGTACATTATTGTGAAGGCAGTATTTATAATTTAACTTTGAACGCTGAATCCACGAGTACGGGAGATTATAGCATTACAGAAACTACTTTAAATATAGCTAATCCCTCCACTTTTGTTCCTTTTGAAAGGAGAACAGGAAACAGTAATTTTTCTAAAGCTATAGATATTGGCTTCCCCTTTAGTTTTTATGGCAGAACTTATACTAAAGTAGTTGTGGGTAGTAACGGAAGGTTGGTTTTTGGAGATAATGCTGATTTAGAGAATTTATATCAAAGCAATTATCAAGATAAAGTTTATAGTGGTAATGGTACAGAGGCTAATCGTCAGTTGCCTAATATTATTTATAATCAGGTAGATACTTCAAACCCTTCAAGGGCTTTAAGTTTAGCTAATTTATTTTTAGGTTTTACAGATATAGGTTACTATAACTCTAGCGATTATGATAAAATAACCTATTCACAAACCATTTATAGCGGTAAAAGGGGCTTGTTAATTTCGTTTGAGAATATTATAGAACTTCATTCTGACTATAATAGAACAATTAGCTCTAAAGTGTTATTGTTAGAAGATAATTCTTTTATTGTTAGGGTAGTTAAAAGATTGGGACAAAACGCTATTCTAGGAATTCAAAATTCAGATGCAAGTAAACATAAATTTGTTCGTAACTACAACAACACCAACTGGACTGAAAGTGGAAATATAGCCTATTTATTTACGCCTAACCAAACACTTACACCGAGTGCAAAATGGTTTGTAGATGGTGTAGAACGCTCTACAGATAGAAATTTCACCTACCTGCCTGTAAATGATGCAGAAAGACTAAAAGCCGAAATCACTTTTTCAGACGGTACCACACCTGTAGGGAATCCCATTTCTCAAGAGGTTGAGTTTAAAAAAGTATTAACACCAAGTATTAGCTCTGAAAGACAAACAGGTTGTGCTGCGGGTTATAAACTTTCTGTACAAAACCCTATTACGGGTATCGTATACCAATGGTACAAAGAAGGAGAATCTTTTGCAGTGGCAACAGGCAATTCTTTTATAGCGACTACAAACGGTAATTACTATGTTAAAGCCAATGGTTGCCAAGAATCGGCTAGAACAACGGTAGATATTAGTTCTGATTTACTACCTATAGGCTTTCTAGAGAATCAGATTTTTACAGAGTGTGATGCTTTAGGGAATAATCAAAGAGAAATTAACCTTTTGGATAAGGTAGGTTACCTAGCTGGAACAGGATATACAGTAGTGTTTTTAGATGAACAAGGTAATGTAGTAGCTACAGAAGCTAATGGTTATAAGTATACCATTGCTACAGGAGTTGAAAAAACATTGCAAATGAAAGTGTCTTCTAGCAACTGTACAGAGATTAGAAGTTTTAAATTAAGTTATCTATCTTTACCTAAAGACCCAATAGCGGAGCGAGTGTGTTTTGATACAACTACTTATAACCTTAGAGAAAGTTTTGAAAATGTTTATTTCGGAGGTCGAGGTTATACCTTTCTTTATTCGGTAGATGGAGGCAATACTTATAGTGCTTTGCAAGAGGTAAATCCTAGAGTAAACACACAACTTATGGTAAAAATAAAACACCCTAATTTTAGTTGTGAAAGTGTCATAAACCTAAACTTTGAGTTTTTGGACGAAGTTAGAGTAATGCCTATAACCCCTTTTCCTGAACATTGTTTCAGTTCTACAGAATATTTTGACCTTAACCAAACTAAAAGAGAGCTAGAATATAGTCCAGATATTGAAGCTACATTTTATACAGATGCAGCTTTAACGCAACCAATTCGTAATCTTAACTATAGAGGTAGTGGCACTATTTATATTAAAATAAAGAATACAGCCACAGGGTGTGTAGCTTCTGTAGTACCTACATTAGAGCTCAAAATCTATCGTAAACCAACTATATATACTAATTTGTTAGAGCAAAAAATATCCGCTTGTGGGTCTTCTGTTTTTGATTTAACAATTACAAACACAGACCGATTTATTAGAAATAGAGGACAATGGAATGGCGATTTAGTGATAGAATATTACGATAGTAATAACCAAAGGCTTACAGAAACTGAATGGAAAAACTATAACCTAAGCACTCGTGGCAGACCGTATGCTATTTTCGTTTTTAATACTACTAATAATAGAGAATGCCTAGATAGAATTGATTATGATTTGGTAGAGCTAATAAAGCCACAAGCGATAAGTAATCAGATTTTAATTTGTACTGAAAGTAGCTATACTTTAGATGATTTTAAATCAAAGGTTATCAGCAATCCTAGTAGCTACACATTTTTAGACGAGAGTGGAAATCCACTCACTTCGGATTTTTCTTGGAGTGGCTTGCCTTATGTGGTAAAATTCTACATTAAAAATAATGAAATAGCTTGTATGTCTGATTTACAGCAAGTTTCATTTGTGCAAAATACATCTGTAACGGTTAATCATACTATCAATGCATTTGAAATATGTGACACTAACTTTGACGGAATAGCCACTTTTAACCTTAACGATTGGAAATCTCAAATTACGTCAGACAACGCTGCTATACTTGAATTTTACAGAGATGCAGCAAGAACGGATTTAATAAGTAATCCACAGAGCTATCAAAATCAAATTGCCTTTGGGGAGAAAGTTTATGGTATTGCTAGAAAAACAGGACAATGCCCAAATCATTTTGAATTTGATTTAAAGGTTAAAACCCCAACCAAAATATTGCCTATTAATGATGTGTATTTGTGTTATGGTGAACCTGTGTCTGTTTCGGTATCTAACGCGTCTGATTTTACTTCTGTTAAATGGAAATTGCCAGATGGTACTATTAAAGTAGGTACAAGCCTTAGTTTAAATTACTCTGAAGTTCAGTGGGGAATTTACACGGTAGAAGCGATTAATGTTGCAGGTTGTCCATCAATAATAACTTTCAAAGTAACAGACGAACATCAGCCTAAAATTGTAAGTGTTATAACCGATAATGATAGGATAGAAGTTACTGCCGAAGGAGGCGTTCAGCCCTATACCTACATTTTTAACGGAGTTCCGCAGCAGTCCAATATACTTTTGAACCCCGCAGATAGCCAATATACCATACAAGTAAGGTCGGCAAATGGATGTTTAGGAGCTCCTTTGTCCGTTTATTTCTTGAAATTCACTAATGTAATAACGCCTAACGGAGATGGTAAAAATGATGTTTGGACAGTGGAACATTTGGATAAAATGAAAGAAGTAAGTATGGTTATAATGGATCGCTATGGGAAACCTGTTTTTAAAGCCGAATCTGGTGGTAACTTGGTTTGGGACGGTACAGAGAAAGGAAGAGAATTACCGAGTGCTACTTATTGGTATGTCGTGAAATGGTACGACCCAGCCACTCAAAGAAACGAAGCTAAACAAGGTTGGATTTTGCTTAAAAACTATTGA
- a CDS encoding low molecular weight protein-tyrosine-phosphatase, translated as MKILMLCLGNICRSPLAEGILRAKISEEYFIDSAGTSAYHEGAEADPRSIQTADFHGIDINGHRSRPLVKEDFEIFDRIYCMDKQNYKDALALAENEEQRRKLVLILENNAEVPDPYYGGVGGFEKVYHMLDKACDRIVLELNLKPRL; from the coding sequence ATGAAAATTTTAATGCTTTGTTTGGGTAATATATGCAGAAGTCCTTTAGCAGAAGGTATTCTAAGGGCTAAAATATCAGAAGAGTATTTTATAGATTCAGCAGGGACGAGTGCTTATCATGAAGGAGCTGAGGCAGATCCAAGATCTATCCAGACTGCCGATTTTCACGGTATTGATATTAACGGTCATAGATCTCGCCCTTTGGTGAAGGAAGATTTTGAAATTTTTGACCGAATTTACTGTATGGATAAGCAAAACTATAAAGATGCTTTGGCTTTAGCAGAAAATGAGGAGCAACGCCGAAAACTAGTACTCATTCTAGAAAATAATGCCGAAGTACCAGACCCTTATTATGGTGGTGTAGGTGGCTTTGAAAAGGTGTATCATATGTTGGATAAAGCTTGTGATAGAATAGTTTTGGAACTTAATTTAAAACCTCGTTTATAA
- the pepE gene encoding dipeptidase PepE gives MNIILASTSTLYGGKYLEYLKDEIINLYQGIDEVLFIPYARPNGISHEEYTSTARTFFESIGIKIKGLHEFENVKEAIQNAKAYFTGGGNTFLLVKTLHELDLMTTLKEQVQSGKPYLGTSAGSNIGGLNMKNTNDMPIVFTPSFECMELVPFNINPHYLDPDPNLKHNGETRETRIKEFLSQNDTKVVGLREGNWIRRIGDKITVEGSHLTRIFEAGKEPYEIESGTEL, from the coding sequence ATGAATATTATTTTAGCATCTACTTCTACCTTATACGGAGGAAAATATTTAGAGTATTTAAAAGACGAAATTATAAATCTTTATCAAGGGATAGATGAGGTTTTGTTTATTCCATATGCTCGTCCAAATGGTATTTCTCACGAGGAATATACTTCTACAGCAAGAACTTTTTTTGAAAGCATAGGCATAAAGATAAAAGGACTTCACGAGTTTGAAAATGTTAAAGAAGCCATACAAAATGCAAAAGCATATTTTACAGGTGGCGGGAATACTTTTTTACTTGTAAAAACTTTACACGAATTGGATTTGATGACTACCTTGAAAGAGCAAGTACAAAGCGGAAAACCTTATCTTGGGACAAGTGCAGGAAGCAATATAGGTGGGCTTAATATGAAAAATACTAATGATATGCCGATTGTATTTACACCTAGTTTTGAGTGTATGGAATTGGTTCCGTTTAATATCAATCCGCACTATTTAGACCCAGACCCTAATTTGAAACATAATGGCGAAACTAGAGAAACAAGAATTAAAGAATTCCTTTCTCAAAATGATACTAAAGTAGTAGGACTTAGAGAAGGTAATTGGATACGCAGGATAGGAGATAAAATAACCGTGGAAGGCTCTCATCTTACTAGAATATTTGAAGCAGGAAAAGAACCTTACGAAATAGAAAGTGGTACCGAACTTTAA
- a CDS encoding Lrp/AsnC family transcriptional regulator has translation MDYRLDEIDKSILDYLVQNTRMPFTEIAKNLNVSAGTIHVRVKKMEDAGIILGSSLKIDYEKLDYTFTAFIGILLTKSNRTQEVLKQLEKIPNIIETSVVSGKYNIFCKMKAKNTEDAKNVIYQIDDIEDVTRTESMISMEEYLSDKNRLIQAVKA, from the coding sequence ATGGATTACCGTTTGGACGAAATAGACAAAAGCATTTTAGATTATTTAGTACAAAATACAAGAATGCCTTTTACAGAAATAGCAAAAAATCTTAATGTTTCTGCAGGGACCATACATGTAAGAGTTAAGAAAATGGAAGACGCAGGAATTATTTTAGGCTCTTCTCTGAAAATAGATTACGAGAAACTAGACTATACTTTTACCGCATTTATAGGAATACTATTAACTAAATCTAATAGAACCCAAGAAGTGTTGAAACAATTAGAAAAAATCCCTAACATTATAGAAACTAGTGTAGTATCTGGTAAATACAACATTTTCTGTAAAATGAAAGCCAAAAATACAGAAGATGCTAAGAATGTCATCTACCAAATAGACGACATTGAAGATGTTACCAGAACAGAAAGTATGATTTCTATGGAAGAGTATCTGAGTGATAAAAACAGACTAATACAAGCTGTTAAAGCTTAA